Proteins co-encoded in one Chrysemys picta bellii isolate R12L10 chromosome 13, ASM1138683v2, whole genome shotgun sequence genomic window:
- the LOC135975142 gene encoding olfactory receptor 10A4-like produces the protein MTYSVSDSGENQTISDVFILVGFSYLNKLQIVLFLVLLVTYLVTLMGNLLVILLIKLNPSLRTPMYFFLVNLSFLEICYTSSVIPQLLVHLLVDLKTITIAGCAAQMYVISIMALTECCLLAAMAYDRYIAICHPLHYRTFMSGRACAQLMGALWIIGISMEVAQTTWIFSLPFCGSNRIHHFFCDIPPVLKMACTDISKNMIMVLTVSVLFIMGPFLLITLSYICIISTILKLPTAEGRHKAFSTWSSHLMVVTLFYGMVLFTYLRPKSISTPKSDHMISLVITVAAPVLNPIIYTLSNKEVKGTFRKTVERSIFSHNRRKQRMKIRLT, from the coding sequence ATGACCTATTCTGTGAGTGACTCTGGAGAGAACCAGACCATCTCCGATGTGTTCATCCTGGTGGGCTTTTCGTACCTTAACAAGCTGCAAATCGTTCTGTTTCTGGTGCTTCTGGTCACCTACCTGGTCACCCTGATGGGGAACCTGCTTGTTATCCTCCTTATAAAGCTAAACCCCTCACTCCGCACCCCCATGTATTTTTTTCTGGTGAACCTGTCATTCTTGGAAATCTGCTACACCAGCAGTGTGATCCCTCAGCTGCTGGTTCATCTCTTGGTGGACCTAAAGACCATCACCATTGCGGGCTGCGCTGCCCAGATGTATGTCATCTCCATCATGGCCCTAACGGAATGCTGCCTCTTAGCAGCCATGGCGTACGACCGCTACATCGCCATATGTCACCCCCTGCACTACAGAACTTTCATGAGTGGCCGGGCATGTGCACAGCTCATGGGTGCTTTATGGATCATCGGCATCTCGATGGAAGTAGCTCAGACCACTTGGATCTTCAGCCTGCCCTTCTGTGGCTCCAACCGCATCcaccacttcttctgtgacatcccaccAGTGTTGAAGATGGCATGCACGGACATATCCAAAAATATGATTATGGTCTTGACTGTGTCAGTTTTGTTCATTATGGGCCCTTTTTTGTTGATAACCCTGTCCTACATCTGCATTATCTCCACCATCCTCAAGCTGCCGACGGCAGAGGgaaggcataaagccttctccacctggtCCTCCCACCTCATGGTGGTGACTTTGTTCTATGGAATGGTCCTTTTCACCTACCTGAGGCCCAAGTCTatctccaccccaaagagtgaTCACATGATTTCCCTCGTGATCACAGTTGCGGCACCTGTATTGAACCCTATAATATACACTCTGAGTAACAAAGAGGTGAAGGGAACCTTTAGAAAAACAGTAGAGAGGAGCATCTTTTCACACAATCGGCGAAAACAGAGAATGAAAATTAGACTTACTTAA